The following nucleotide sequence is from Myripristis murdjan chromosome 22, fMyrMur1.1, whole genome shotgun sequence.
acatttgttttggaCAATTATACCAAAGTATCACTATGAATTTAACCATGAGttatagtaaaaaaaatgctacacCTCATTTTAAAACATGTATTCTGCTCCAGTGAATGCATTCTCTCcagccatgtttttttccatcctgAAGTGACACTGCTTTGTTATGAACAACATGCTGGTATATTTACAATGACTGTAATGTTTACAATCCTTGAGCTGGTGCATGGAGATGCCACACCgacttgtgtgtgtcttggaagaaatgttgacatttccgGATGATGTTACAATAAGAGgccttttgttgctgttgttgttgttttaacccACTGAACTGCTTCCCTCACTGGCATGTTGGAGTCAGCTGAGTGTGGGGTAGTTGGCGTGAAAAGATTATTGAACTCTGAGTCACATTGACTTGATCCTAGACCAATCTGTCCAACAATATGTTTGCTGTGCCTTGCTGTCGGTGGGTAAAGATCATGTCATCCAGCCTGAACACCACCACTTGTCTTATGTTTACATCTGCACACCAACCACTCCACACGACTGGTTTTGACAGTCACTGTGAAatcctgctgcttctgctcgTGGGTGCACGAGGCAGTGGTTTTTCAAGGAGGTTGTGGCAACAAGTATGGCATTCTGTCCCTGAAAAATCCGGCCACACCGGTTTTGCCAGTCAGGATCGTGACAAGGCTGCCTTCCCTACAAGCCTGTGACGCGCCTGAAGTGCTGCAGCGTGTGCACAGACACAGCTGGCTCTTAACTGGACCAGCAGctgacattaaaatattatCCAGCCCTAACTTGAATGGCATGCTTTTGGAATGCCAGTGTTGATGCAAATACGAGGACTGTGAAGATGCCTGGTGCAGTCACAGTCAAGATTTGAATGAAAATTTCAtctaatttattatcatttcagatgatgttttgtttgattgatcaccttcagttttcaaatatttGTCTCATATCAGATATTGTAACACCCTGCTGTTCAAGCCTTCTATTGTCAGTGCCATCTGAAAACTACAATAAAACATGAAGCAACTTGTGTGACTTTTAAATGTGATGCcatcttctttctctcatttaaaGGAAATCATGCATCTCAGCAAAGTGAGGATTTCAAGTTTGCTCcaatttgcatgaaaaaaaaaaaatccccctgaAAAGCTTTGGGATGGGTTTGGTTCTGGCGTGAGCAGACAAACCCGTCCACTCTGGATGTGATATCACCTGACCGCAAAGCAGAGTTTAAACACTACATGAATACCAGGCACAGGTATATTTTCCAGCTGAAGCTTTAGCTACTGTAAATAACATGAACACCACTGATTTTTAAAAGGATTACTTACTAAGAAAAACTAAGATTGTGTACATGTAATTTGAATGTATATTTGAATAATATTTAATGCAATTCTaattaatttttactttttggggGAATCAGTATTAGGGAGACAATTAATGGacattattcatatttatttaaagataatgcatattgcaattatttatttatttatttatttattattattattattttgcaattttgctttattttgttaatCAGAGATGACTGATAAATTTACATATTTGGGTAatattaaattttttatttttttttattactttttttttttttacttacttacttaccttTTGTCTGTATGCATAAAAGCCATACTTTTCTGCACAGAGCAGGAGAATTTATTTCCGTGCCTTTGCTTCTGGCCGTGTGTCCCTCAGTGGGAGGTTTACTTTAAAAGCAGACACACGCAGCCTGCAGGCAGTGCTGCAGTGGCAGCTGATGAAGTATGTACTATATAGTCTACTATAAAGTTCATGGGTCACTAAAGAGGAAGTAGGTGTCctcttgtctgtgtgtacacGGCTGTCTGCAGACAGGTGGGTCCGCCGCGGTTCAGGGTCAGCGGCTCTGAGTTCAGCTCTGCCGCCCGTCCTGCACATCAGCGGCAGCGGAGCGCATTTCCTCTGAGGCGTGTCAGACTCCGGGGCTtcgcagctctctctctcctctgggcTGCAGGACGGCAAGCTTTCCTGACAGGCGCTGGACTGCATCAGTCTCCCgtggaaataaacaaacaaacaagtaaacaacatGAGTTCGTACAGCAGTAGCACATCGACCGCTGAGGACATGAGCGACGAGCTGGAGACTTTGGGGTAAGACACGCTCCCTGCAGGCGCAGCGCTCCTCCGGCCGCTCCGCTCCGTGTGGACGCGGTCTCGGCTCCGCCACGCTGAGCTTCTCCGAGTGTCTCCGCTTCTCTGAGGCTTCTGTCGCTGGGAAGCATCCTGCGGTGGCCCTCAGTCACCGCGCTGCGCCTAATTTCCATCAATTATCCTAAACCTAATTATTAGACTTGGTTGCCTGTGCTCGCTACCGCCCTCTAGCGGGAATTCTGCTGTAAAGGGCTGCAGTGACAACGGCATGTTTTctgaaatttgacatttcatCAAAAGTAGAGTTGCAGCATTTTTAAAGCGCCTCCATGTTATACAGAAAGTCTCTGCTGGagattgttttttgttagaTCTAGGAAGGAAAGGGCTGGCAGAGTTTGGGaaagttttaacatttttatcaaaAGTGTTGAAACTTTTTCCCAACTAGAAAACACAGGGAAGCAGATCTGGTATTTTGTCCTCCCCCAGTGGTCTTCTGTCAGCTGGTTGAATCTGATGCACATGGATTAAAGTCGGCTGAACCACACCCACTGGTTGTGTTTCCTattcagcagagcagccattttCCTCCATTCAGTTTATTGCATATCATGAAAACCACACTtaaacacatttgaattttaataAGAACTTTGTCAGTACAAAACTTTGTATGTCAGTTCATTCAATACTACTGACATAGTATTTTTTGTAGTCGATGACAGTCCTGTGTCTAATCCCCCGCAGCAGGagcaaaaaattgaaaaaagtgtTCGTAAAGCgatgatcacaaaaaaaaaaaaatgtctgtttcaaGTCACAATTAGTCATGAGCGGTGTACGGAAGggtcattcacaagtgcaaaccaataggatcTCAGCttgggagagaaacagttttatttgaagggataggtggatgagagaggaagtgtAAAGATTTGTGAAGCTTTTATTGGCTGGAATTTTAATTTatacccactagtgcaggatgatgtcactgtttaaaatGCTCTGtgttacaggaagtagaggtcatgtgaggtcatttcatggtcTCATGAATGTTAAGGCAAAGACTGGGCTTATAAACAGCTTTGTAGGTTACACTTTTGCTAACGTCAGCTTTGCACTTTTTCCTCACATCCTTCCTTGGTGCTGGGCTGGGTTGTAACAATCAACACCTTGTATATGGCAATCTGTGAAGATGATATTATAATAGAAACTAAAATTAACCACTGTGGTGCTGAAAATTTGAGAGCTCTAAAGTGTAAACTGTCTGAGATCCAGGTGCAGAGACAAAATGTGTCACAGTTAGAGCCGCTCTGCCCTGTTGGGACTCTCAAACCACCATTTCCCCCAGAGTGATACGTGCAGTGGCTGTTCCACCCAAAAACAGTtcagcatgtctgtgtgcactgtAGCAACACAGAGCTGGTCATCATGTAGTGCAGTGTGCCAGAAAAATATGTGTTCTTCCCCTTTACATGGGAGGTTTCTGATGAAGCCTAACAATTAGTGACTAACTGGTGCCTTTTCAGGCCTTTCAACTGTTAATGCAAATCAGGAGCTTTCACATCCCCATAACAGCTGTTTCCTTTGCAGCGGTCTTACACCATGAGCTTTCATTTAGAGGTGAAATACATCCTTCTCTCTCCAATAACATGCTGTTTACTGACCAGCTTCCCCTTTTCAGATTGCAGAGCGATGCAGCGCGATTTAACCCAAATGTATCGGGGTTACAAAGTCAGTTTCTCAAATTCAGTCTTACGTTTTGTGTGACATCAGTGGTCAGTGGTCGGAAAAAATACATCAGCCACACTGCTGtatttgaataataataatcttgtATAGCAGCTTTCAAAATAGTTTCAAAGCACTTGACAGTGGagtaaaacacaacacataaaatcaagaacaaaatcggcaacactttacaataagagtacaacaattaacgttagttaatgctgtaataaacattaagtaacaggtaataaacattaagttaactaaccgttaactaatgtgtctaagaatcatttactaatgctgttcatgctaaggtattaatttatatgttatttaagggttattgtagatattattaacattagtaaatgccataataatcattaactaacagttaattaaccattatggcattaactaacgttaacaaACGTTAactgttgtactcttattgtaaagtgttaccacaaAATCAGTAATCAAAAGGTATACCATATAGCCAGGTCCAAGAGAGTTGATCGTCAAgattattttctgtatatttttaaattatacaaTAGAAAATTAAATGGATGACCCCAGACATCAATCTGGTGTGTAAAACTGATCTATGCCCTTAGAGAGACCAATAAAATCTAAGAATCAGCTCTGAAATGGACTTGTGACACATGTAAAGACTGGTGATGTGATTCTGTCTTTTCAACTGAAAAACCGATAGCATATTTTACAATTGTTTGTTGTATATTAGAAACAGTGAaataatgactgaatgaatgaatataatgACTCAAATCATCTACAAGGACTCCAAGGCCATCAAAACGCTCCTTAACATGTAGCTCTGACAAACACATTGAGTGAACTGAATTTAGGACTCGAAACATGTGCACAACTCTGACATGTAGAGAATTTTGTATGAATCAGTGTTTTCTCCCACTGCCAGTATTTAGACTTTGAAACATCGGAGTAGCTTTCAGTGCTCCTTGTTTTACCACAAGACCCTTGAAACCATTGTCAAGTTTATGTCGTTTCTCAGAATAGTTGATCATGTTCCTGAACTGGAGGTTTGTCCTTTGCATGGAGGTTTGTCCTTTGCATGGTGCACTTTAAGAGGGCTTGTCTGATCCATTTTGTCCAAGGTGGTACCACTCTGACTTGTCCCGCCACGCTGCAGAGGCACTTCTCTTGTCCAATGGAAGTGATGGAAGTTACCTCCTCCGAAACAGTAACGAGGGTCCCGGCTGCTTCGCCCTGTCTGTCAGGTTAGTCTGCTACTGTTACAGCACAAGGAATACACCATGTTGTTGAGAGACTGTCCTGTTGGTCAACTTGGGTTCCAGACTACAGTGTGGATACCCACCCTGAGCCTGTTGGGACCTGTTGTGACCTGTCAAGTCCGTCGGATTGGGCCAGGTTTGGACAAAATTTAgaattatgttcaggttcagCAATGCCCTGTATGGTGCTGGAGTTTATGTGACgatgctgaaggcaacatgtcggctatttcaggtggtaaatgtaacctagagATGGAGGACAAACAAAACCTCAGGCTCGGATTtggtttggacacaaaaaaaaaaaactgctgggGTCAGGTCGGGCTCGCTTACTGTGCTCCCGTCTCAGGTTGattcacacaaaaatatacGGTCCAGTCTGCACTTGTGACCCAAGAATCGCATGTTCACTTTAAAAGAAATTCTCATGATTCTTATGCATATCTGGTGTTGCCCAACTGAAGTGTGATTTCTCGGTTGAAAGACATTGTAGGGAGGGACAAATGATGATGATCAACATTAAAATATATGAATCTAGAAGGCACGAGAACAACAATTACTTCATATTGTGAAAGGGCCAATCTACTTTGACAATGCTAGTCACCTAGTAACACttaatatagtgtgtgtgtgtgtgttaggataGTGTTTCTTCAGCAGACCACTGcacacttcagtttctgttgtgtttcactgtagaataacacacacactcttgttgTCGTCACAATTCCCACATCAGGTCCTACtattttttggttccagctgggTAACAACTTTTTGGGttacaaataattttttttttagttagaaTGCTCAGACTGATTTAAAATTAGGTCCATGGAACGGAACAGAACCAGCTCAAAAGTCCTaagagtgtgtgttagtgttaagTGTTAGAATTGAATACCAGAACTTACAATCTACAAAGGACTCTTGCATGAATTTGGCATCTGTGTGAAGCACTTGATGGCTAAGTTAACCAGTCAAACGTGTTATATTCCTTTCCTTTTGTCACCTGCCATGCAGGGCTAAGGACTCAGTCAAGCATTTCCATGTGATGCGCAAGGACAGTGGTTATGCCTTTGGTTTCAATGAGTTTGCATCCCTTCAAGACTTTGTCAACCACTTTGCCAACCAGCCTCTGCTAGGCAGTGACACAGGTAAGCCAGCCAACAAAAACACTCTTTCTAATGTGGCATGTATGCATTGCTTGCATAGACTGGATGATGGGTCTTTGTGTCGCTGGGTTGCTGTTTGACTTGCTTGCGTGTTTACCTACAGCACCTCTGCTTCTCAAACAGGAACTCTTATCGTCCTGAAATGCCCGTATCCTTGGCGCGTGGAGGAGCCATCGATCTACGAGTCTGTGCGAGTTCACACGGCCATCCAGACAGGACGCACGGAAAACGATCTTGTGGCGAATGCACCATCGGTATGAGTCTTCTGCTTGCACTGTTTTGATAGCACACACCACGTTCCCCTGGCTCACCCGGCATACTGACTGGTGTGAACTGAACAGAGCAATACTCGGagcagatatttattttattgttatatgGGGCCAATCTTGTCTTTAGATCTGTTCCAGTAAGTGATACATGTAATGCCATCGAAAAGAGAAGAAGTGTTTATTGCAATACATAATTTCCATGAAGCATATTTTTGGCTTAATGTTTAAAGTGTGATGTGGCCAAAACTATAGCAGGGTTCAAATTCAATTTTGTCTTCAGGTGAGCCTTAAAGGACAATAccatgaatgaaaaaacaagaaaatgatattGCGTTCTAAAGTATgactgctttgggaaaagattagcaaagcgtgaagtatatacattttgaaaatattccacttgcaaaaatcactggtatggtcctgcGAAGTCGATGCTTGACTAACTATTgatatatttgttttcattaataCAAAGCATGTGTTTACAGCTGGGTACAAAGGAGGGCTACCTGGTGAAGCAAGGAGCCATTGTGAAGGTAAAGTCAGTGGATTAGTGCTGGAAGGGACTGGGGCTTTCCAGATTCACAGCACTATTACACTCCTGCCTCTTGGTCTCTGAATGAGGTTTCATGTGGTAATAGTGTACTTCTTATGTTGTAAATGGAAACGTTACCTAAGAATTGCATATCGTACTGAGTCGTACAGAAAAATGTCAGCTTCAAAGATTCGGTGTAGTCATTTAACCGTGGCATTTAAAACACAACCAGTTTCATCTGTTGTTGCAGAACTGGAAACAGAGGTGGTTCACACTCAACAGATATGAACTCAAATACTTCAAAGACAAAATGGTGAGTTTGTCAATACgttttctgcatcattttgtagATGCAATGTTTCATAGTGTCCTCACACTGCAGTTTCAGCAATGAACTTTCAACGCAAACTTACCTTACTGACGTTGTTCACGATTAACATTCTGAAGTGATTATCTTAATGTCTGACACTGCAACCCTTAGACTGGTGGGCTCATCATGTgagacagtagtggtgctatcttcctctcattgttactgagtgctggatattACTGTCCTATTTAACAGCTGGTGGGGAAGTGagataatatcacatttttgagAATGAAAGAACTATCCTTTTGAATATTTCCCAAAGCGTTTCCTTGAATGGCTTGTGCCTGCAGCAGAAGCAGTTTGATTTGCTTTCAACTGGTCAGAGTCAATTTGCCACACGAGAGCCAGCTGAAGCTTTCAAAGATTTCAACCTGTAATTGATGTAGCGATggtgacagctgtattttgtgcaCCCTGTCCCAGTGCGAGGAGCCCCTCCGCACCCTGGATCTGAGGGCCTGCTCTGCAGTCCAGTTTGACTACTCTCAGGACCGAGTCAACTGTTTCTGGTAGGTCTGAGGCGACAGGGCTTTGGGCCTTCAAACTCCAGTTTTCGAGGTATTGATCCTACGTCCTATCAACCAAGCACAGTTTCTGATCATTCTGCAAAAATTAGGCAACTGACAAATGTGACCTAAATCGCTCAAACACTTGCAGGCTGATTCCTCTGAACACAGCCGCTGCAGTGGGCATGTTTTCAGACAGCGGTTCTCAGTTGTACttccccatggcctgaaaatctgacatgagtcaaataagaaaaagagaagTCTAAGGCGGAGAAATAacagaaggaaagaggaagagaggcacAAATCCTCATCATGGCTCGGCTGAAAGGTGGCAACATCTGTGGCTCAGAGTGACTACAACAAATATTCACCCAACGTGTTAACACACTTTAGCTACATTACAAGTTCAAAATATGCTTATAAAATATGTTTGAGAGTTCGG
It contains:
- the dapp1 gene encoding dual adapter for phosphotyrosine and 3-phosphotyrosine and 3-phosphoinositide — translated: MSSYSSSTSTAEDMSDELETLGWYHSDLSRHAAEALLLSNGSDGSYLLRNSNEGPGCFALSVRAKDSVKHFHVMRKDSGYAFGFNEFASLQDFVNHFANQPLLGSDTGTLIVLKCPYPWRVEEPSIYESVRVHTAIQTGRTENDLVANAPSLGTKEGYLVKQGAIVKNWKQRWFTLNRYELKYFKDKMCEEPLRTLDLRACSAVQFDYSQDRVNCFCLVFPERTFYLCAKTGVEADEWIKILRWKLSQIRKGR